From the Tenacibaculum dicentrarchi genome, the window TTAGTTAATTAACAAGCTTTATTCGCTTTGCTTTAAAAGAAACGATTGTAATAACAACGACTACTTCTTTCTTTTCTAAAGTTATAAAGCATAAAAAATTCATGCGATCCATTACTTAAACTTCCTAGGCTATTAAACATTTTACCGTATGAATATCCTAAAGCTATGTTTTGTGAAACATTAAATTTAAACAACGCATTTAAACTATTGCTAAAATTATAGCCCAAGCCTAATTCTAGTTTATTGTTTATTAACACATTGGCGGCTATATCTACCGATACAGGTGCATTTTCTAAATAAGCTATTAAAACAGATGGTTTTACTTTTAAATTTTGATGAACTTCATGTACATAACCAGCGGTTGCGTAATAATGATTTTCTAAGCTACTTTCACTTTGTAGAGTATTTTTATAAAGTTCACTTTTAATTAAGTTAGGGCTTGATAGCCCGATATAAAACTCTTTAGAAAACAAAAATAATCCTGCGCCAAACACCAGGTCTGCCATATTTATATTTTCTTTAAATAAAGGGTCAGTACTTGCCAAGCCCGATGCTAAAGTTAAAGTATTAAAAACTGCTTTATACGATGAAATTCCTGTTTTAATCCCCACTGATAAATGCAGTTCTTTTTGCAACTTAATTACATGTGATAAATCTACAGTAGCATTGGTTGTTTGTATATCATTTCCAATATTATCATATAAAATTGAAAAACCTCCTTCAAAGTTTTTATTTAAAGCTCCGTGTCCAAAAAGAAGCCCTGTTTTAGGCGAACCTGTTATTCCGTTCCATTGATTTCGGTAAAATGCACCAAATTCAACAAGGCTTTTATCGGCATTAGAATATGCTGGGTTTAGCATACTTAAATTATACATATAGTGTGAAAATTGAGGGCGTTGTTGTGCTACCGCACAACTTACCCAACAGAATATTATGAAAAATAATTTCTTAGTCATGATGGTGTCGTAAAATTGTATTGAAAATCTATTAAAGTTGTGTTGCTTATTTTCTTAAATGTATGCGTCCTTGTAATAATTCGCTACCAGATTCATTTAATTTTATTCGATAAAAATAAACACCTGTAGGCAATACATTTCCTTTGGTATCGGTACCATCCCAAGGGCTTGAATTTATAGTTCCTTTAAAAACTAAATAGCCATATCGATTAAATATCTCTAAACTATGGTTTAAATAAGTATCTAAATTTTTAATAGAAAAAATATCGTTTATACCATCATTATTTGGTGAAAAACCATCTGATATACTAATCGGTTTTGTTGGTATTGCTACCAATAACGTAGCTTTTGACGTGTTGGGTTTCGCACAAATATTTGCTTTAGGGCTTACAAGTACTCTGTATAAATTTCCTGAAAAACTTGCCGCTACATTTGCTATTGATAAATGAGTTGTATTGGTTCCTGAATAGGTTAAATCATCTATTAAAGTGTTCCATAAATTTCCTTTATCTTCACTTACTTGCCATTGAATATTTACTTGATTTATATTACCTGAAAAACTAAAACTTGCAGTTTCACCAATTTTAACACTAGTGTTTTTTAGTTTTTTATTAAAAACGATAACAGGAATATCTTGTAGATAATCATTAGCCGTATTACTATCTAAATTAGCAGGTGTGGTATAACCATCAGGTGCTGATGTTACCAAACCATTAGCATTTTCTACGGGTATTCCTGTACCTAAAATACCGTCATTATCGGGGTCTGAAAAACCAGCTTCAAGAACATCAAAACAACCATCGCCATCTGAGTCTAAATCTAAATTATTTGGTATTCCATCATTATCAGTATCTCTACAAGGTGGACTTGAAAGCACGATAATTTGAACATCATCAATTAAATTACCGACTGTTTTATCATTCCCCGAACTTGATACTGATTTAAAAGCAAATATAGTTTCGGTTTGATTTAGTGGTACGATATATTCACCTTCATATGTAACCCAAGCCGATTTACCATCAGACATGGTTTTTTGAAATTCTAAACTACTTAATGAAGCTCCTATTCTAACTTCAGCAACATCGACACCTCTTCGACCTCTATGTTTAACAGACCACTTTATTTTCGTGCCTGGACTTAAGCATAATTTTTGAAATAATGTTGATTCTTCATTGGCATTTAACTCCGCAAATTGATTTCCTTCTATGGCATTTACATTTTCTAAAGGACCATTCCAAATTTCAATTTCATTATCTGAAGCGGTAGTTTCCCAACCAGCAACCTGATTTTCTTTAATAAAATTGTAAGTAGATACAGCTCTAATTGGTTTTTCAAAACCACCATTTATAATTGGTTGAGCACAGATATTAAACCCACATTCTTCGGAATCTAAAATACCATCATTATCGGAATCTAAATCTGTTTGGCTAAAGCTATTACTTGTAATAGATAAACATGCTATTATAAAAGGCATATAAATAAAATTTATACGACCTTTAATTGTCTTTTTTTCTGGAGACATTATTTTTGGGGGATATTTAAAAAAACTGTTTAATACCACAATGGCATTAAACAGTTTTTAAGTGTAATTACTTTATTATTCTATTAATTATTGTTTGCGTTTTGCTGCAATACTTAAGGTTGCGTGTGGCACTAATTTTAAACGTTCTTTTTGAATTAACTTACCTGTAACCCTACAAACTCCGTATGTTTTATTTTGAATACGAATTAAAGCATTTTTCAAATCGCGAAGAAATTTTTCTTGACGAATTGCTAATTGCATATTTGCTTCTTTTGCCATAGTATCTGATCCTTCTTCAAACGATCTAAATGTTGGAGAAGTGTCTTCTGTACCATTATCAGAACCATTTTTGTAAGAAGATTGTATCAATAATAAATCTTCTTCAGCATGCTTAATTTTTTTTAAAATAATAGTTTTAAACTCTTCTAAATCACTATCGGAATATCTTATATTAACATCTTTCATAACTTTTATGTTTTTATATTATAGTTTTATGCTTTTTCGATTAACATGCTACTTTTTATGGCATCAAACTCAATTTCTGTACCACCGATTAATTCGTCTACAAAAATCAGTTCATTCGTTAATGTTTCTGCCTTTATATAATTTTCATTTTCAGTTACAGATACTTCTAAATCAGCTGTTTTTAAGATACTTAATTTAATTTTATCGGTAACTTCTAACCCATTTTCTTTACGCCCATTTTGAATTCTATTGATTAATTCTCTAGCAACTCCTTCTTTGCGTAATTTTTCGTTAATGGTAACATCTAATGCTACGGTTAAACCATCGGCATTTGCCACTAACCAGCCTTCAATATCTTTTGATGAAATTTCGACATCTGCAGTTTCTAAGCTAATATTTTCACCATTAACTTCTACTAAAATGCTTCCTTCTCTTTCAATTTTGATGATATCATCTTGGCTAAATTGTTTAATTTTCCCTGCAATTAACTTCATATTTTTTCCAAATTTTGGGCCTAAAGCTTTAAAATTTGGTTTAATTTGTTTCACTAATATACCTGAAGCATCATCTAAAAGTTCAATTTCTTTCACATTTACTTCTGATTTTATTAAATCAGCAACTGCTAAAATTGCTGCTTTTTGAGTAGCATCAGAAACAGGAATCATTATTTTTTGTAATGGCTGACGTACTTTTATTTTTTCTTTTGCTCTTAATGATAACACTAAAGAAGAAATAGTTTGTGCATTTTCCATTTGACGCTCTAATGATTTATCAATTAAAGCTTCATTATATACAGGAAATTCTGCTAAATGTACACTTTCAAAACCTTCAGCATTCGTAGTGCTTACTAAATCTTTATATAATTTATCCATAAAGAAAGGCGCTACTGGCGATGCTAATTTAGCCACCGTAAGCATACAAGTATATAAAGTTTGATATGCTGATATTTTATCTTGTGCATACTCCCCTTTCCAAAAACGTCTTCTACATAAACGTACATACCAATTACTTAAATGGTCTTGTACAAAATCAGAAATTGCTCTTGTTGCTTTTGTTGGTTCGTATTCAGCATAAAAAACATCTACTTTTTGAATCAATGTATTTAATTCTGATAAAACCCAACGGTCAATTTCTGGTCTTTCAGCTAATGGTACTTCAGCTTCACTATAATTGAAGTTATCTAAATTAGCGTATAAACTAAAGAAAGAATATGTGTTATATAATGTTCCGAAGAACTTTCTACTAACTTCGGTAATTCCATCTAAATCAAACTTTAAATTATCCCAAGGATTTGCGTTTGAAATCATGTACCAGCGTGTAGCATCAGGACCATATTTATCTAAGGTAGTAAATGGGTCAACACCATTTCCTAAACGCTTAGACATTTTTTGTCCGTTTTTATCTAACACCAATCCGTTAGATACTACATTTTTATAAGCTTTATCATCAAAAACCATCGTTGCGATAGCGTGTAAAGTATAAAACCATCCACGAGTTTGGTCAACTCCTTCGGCAATAAAGTCGGCAGTTTTCCAACCTTCTTCTACTATTTCTTTATTTTCAAACGGATAATGCCATTGTGCATACGGCATAGAACCTGAATCGAACCAAACATCAATTAAATCAGATTCACGTTGCATTGGTTCACCCGAAGCAGATATTAATGTGATTTTATCAACTACATTTTTATGTAAATCAATAGTATCATAATTTTCATCAGACATATCTCCTGAAACAAAATCAGCAAAAATATCTTCGGTCATTACGCCTGCTTTTACAGCAAGTGCCATTTCTTCTTTAAGCTCTGCTACAGAACCTACTATTTTGGTTTCCTTACCATCTTCTGTTCTCCAAACAGGTAAAGGAATCCCCCAAAAACGAGAACGAGATAAATTCCAGTCATTAGCATTTTTCAACCAATTTCCAAAACGACCTGTTCCTGTTGATTCTGGTTTCCAATTAACTTCTTCATTTAAAGAGTGCATACGTTCTTTAACGTCTGTTACTTTTATAAACCAAGAATCTAACGGGTAATATAAAATAGGCTTATCAGTTCTCCAACAATGTGGATAACTGTGCACATATTTTTCAACCTTAAAGGCTTTATTTTCTTCTTTTAATTTGATAGCAATCTGTACATCTACTGATTTATCAGGTGCTTCACCATCAGCATAATATTCATTTTTAACATACATACCTGCAAACTCACCCATTTCTTTGGTAAACTTACCTTGTAAATCTACTAAAGGAACTAAGTTATCATTTACATCTTTAACCAACATTGGTGGTACACCTGCATCTTTACAAACTAAAGCATCATCTGCTCCAAAAGTTGGTGCTGTGTGTACGATTCCTGTACCATCTTCAGTAGTTACAAAAT encodes:
- a CDS encoding PorP/SprF family type IX secretion system membrane protein, with the protein product MTKKLFFIIFCWVSCAVAQQRPQFSHYMYNLSMLNPAYSNADKSLVEFGAFYRNQWNGITGSPKTGLLFGHGALNKNFEGGFSILYDNIGNDIQTTNATVDLSHVIKLQKELHLSVGIKTGISSYKAVFNTLTLASGLASTDPLFKENINMADLVFGAGLFLFSKEFYIGLSSPNLIKSELYKNTLQSESSLENHYYATAGYVHEVHQNLKVKPSVLIAYLENAPVSVDIAANVLINNKLELGLGYNFSNSLNALFKFNVSQNIALGYSYGKMFNSLGSLSNGSHEFFMLYNFRKERSSRCYYNRFF
- a CDS encoding gliding motility-associated C-terminal domain-containing protein, whose product is MPFIIACLSITSNSFSQTDLDSDNDGILDSEECGFNICAQPIINGGFEKPIRAVSTYNFIKENQVAGWETTASDNEIEIWNGPLENVNAIEGNQFAELNANEESTLFQKLCLSPGTKIKWSVKHRGRRGVDVAEVRIGASLSSLEFQKTMSDGKSAWVTYEGEYIVPLNQTETIFAFKSVSSSGNDKTVGNLIDDVQIIVLSSPPCRDTDNDGIPNNLDLDSDGDGCFDVLEAGFSDPDNDGILGTGIPVENANGLVTSAPDGYTTPANLDSNTANDYLQDIPVIVFNKKLKNTSVKIGETASFSFSGNINQVNIQWQVSEDKGNLWNTLIDDLTYSGTNTTHLSIANVAASFSGNLYRVLVSPKANICAKPNTSKATLLVAIPTKPISISDGFSPNNDGINDIFSIKNLDTYLNHSLEIFNRYGYLVFKGTINSSPWDGTDTKGNVLPTGVYFYRIKLNESGSELLQGRIHLRK
- a CDS encoding TraR/DksA family transcriptional regulator, whose product is MKDVNIRYSDSDLEEFKTIILKKIKHAEEDLLLIQSSYKNGSDNGTEDTSPTFRSFEEGSDTMAKEANMQLAIRQEKFLRDLKNALIRIQNKTYGVCRVTGKLIQKERLKLVPHATLSIAAKRKQ
- the ileS gene encoding isoleucine--tRNA ligase, producing MSTKFTEYKGLNLPNVANEILDYWKENNIFEKSITTRDENKPFIFFEGPPSANGLPGIHHAMGRTIKDIFCRYKTLKGFQVKRKAGWDTHGLPVELGVEKELGITKEDIGTKITIEEYNIACKKAVMKYTDIWNTLTEKMGYWVDMEDPYVTYKPKYMETVWWLLKQIYNKDLMYKGYTIQPYSPKAGTGLSSHEVNQPGAYQDVTDTTVVAQFKAVAETLPSILQNGNDVHILAWTTTPWTLPSNTALTVGPKIDYVLVKTFNQYTFEPTQVILGKPLVGKQFAGKKFKAVESEADLATYKAEDKQIPYLIIAECKGADLVGTKYEQLLPYTLPHDNPEEAFRVIPGDFVTTEDGTGIVHTAPTFGADDALVCKDAGVPPMLVKDVNDNLVPLVDLQGKFTKEMGEFAGMYVKNEYYADGEAPDKSVDVQIAIKLKEENKAFKVEKYVHSYPHCWRTDKPILYYPLDSWFIKVTDVKERMHSLNEEVNWKPESTGTGRFGNWLKNANDWNLSRSRFWGIPLPVWRTEDGKETKIVGSVAELKEEMALAVKAGVMTEDIFADFVSGDMSDENYDTIDLHKNVVDKITLISASGEPMQRESDLIDVWFDSGSMPYAQWHYPFENKEIVEEGWKTADFIAEGVDQTRGWFYTLHAIATMVFDDKAYKNVVSNGLVLDKNGQKMSKRLGNGVDPFTTLDKYGPDATRWYMISNANPWDNLKFDLDGITEVSRKFFGTLYNTYSFFSLYANLDNFNYSEAEVPLAERPEIDRWVLSELNTLIQKVDVFYAEYEPTKATRAISDFVQDHLSNWYVRLCRRRFWKGEYAQDKISAYQTLYTCMLTVAKLASPVAPFFMDKLYKDLVSTTNAEGFESVHLAEFPVYNEALIDKSLERQMENAQTISSLVLSLRAKEKIKVRQPLQKIMIPVSDATQKAAILAVADLIKSEVNVKEIELLDDASGILVKQIKPNFKALGPKFGKNMKLIAGKIKQFSQDDIIKIEREGSILVEVNGENISLETADVEISSKDIEGWLVANADGLTVALDVTINEKLRKEGVARELINRIQNGRKENGLEVTDKIKLSILKTADLEVSVTENENYIKAETLTNELIFVDELIGGTEIEFDAIKSSMLIEKA